The Deltaproteobacteria bacterium genome window below encodes:
- the mltG gene encoding endolytic transglycosylase MltG, which produces MLKPSTINKPLRVFFLAVFSLISSLGILIGFLYWNFVFKPASKETKQVVYEITPQKTFKTIAKELEDANLVKNAQFFNIYAKIIGLRSKIKVGEYSLNSSMRPKEILNVLVSGISIFKPLTIPEGSNLFEIAEIFERMGLTTKEEFIRLCFDQEFIKSLLGYSVPSLEGYLYPETYQITKYMNLRDILKTQVKQFQNVFNDIMEKNKITYLKPNELLILASIIEKETGNPSERVLISSVFHNRLRIKMKLQTDPTILYGKSLSNKKLENNITKQDLLSDNNPYNTYRIPALPPGPISNPGRASLMAAIQPAQTNFLYFVSQNDGTSRFTENLREHNSNVEETQLNPKMREGKSWRDLKK; this is translated from the coding sequence ATGTTGAAACCATCTACCATCAATAAACCATTACGAGTTTTTTTCTTAGCTGTTTTTTCTTTAATTTCTTCTTTGGGAATTTTAATAGGTTTTTTATACTGGAACTTTGTTTTCAAACCAGCTTCGAAGGAAACCAAACAAGTTGTGTACGAAATCACTCCTCAAAAAACATTCAAAACAATTGCTAAAGAATTAGAAGATGCCAATTTAGTTAAAAACGCTCAATTTTTTAATATTTATGCAAAAATTATTGGTTTGCGATCCAAGATCAAAGTAGGTGAATACTCATTAAATTCAAGCATGAGACCTAAAGAAATACTGAATGTATTGGTTTCGGGGATCAGTATATTTAAGCCCCTGACCATTCCTGAAGGCTCTAATCTTTTTGAAATTGCCGAGATCTTTGAAAGAATGGGCTTAACTACAAAAGAAGAATTCATTCGACTTTGTTTTGATCAAGAATTTATCAAATCTCTGCTTGGCTATTCCGTTCCAAGTCTAGAAGGGTATTTATATCCTGAGACCTATCAAATCACAAAATACATGAATCTAAGAGATATCCTTAAGACACAAGTTAAACAATTTCAAAATGTATTTAATGATATTATGGAAAAAAATAAAATAACTTATCTAAAACCAAATGAGTTATTAATACTTGCAAGTATCATTGAAAAAGAAACTGGCAATCCATCAGAAAGAGTCCTTATCTCCTCTGTCTTTCATAACCGCCTTCGAATCAAAATGAAATTACAAACTGACCCAACTATTTTATATGGAAAATCCTTATCCAATAAAAAACTTGAAAATAATATTACTAAACAAGACCTCTTATCTGACAACAATCCCTATAATACCTACAGAATTCCGGCGCTTCCCCCTGGGCCTATTTCTAATCCCGGAAGAGCCTCTCTTATGGCGGCTATCCAACCAGCTCAAACTAATTTTTTATACTTTGTAAGTCAGAACGATGGGACCTCTAGATTTACTGAGAATCTGCGAGAACATAATTCCAATGTTGAAGAAACTCAACTCAACCCCAAAATGCGCGAAGGTAAATCCTGGCGAGATTTAAAAAAATAA
- a CDS encoding response regulator, with protein sequence MVRYSIADDAPFIHEVIKNLLTEDEFKFVGSAFNGNEAIELVKKILPDVLFLDFVMPFKNGIEVAAEAKIIWPELKIIGMSTIDDEKIIINAKKNGVDEFVEKPFTKLSLFKALEKVVGTTTNLGKENK encoded by the coding sequence ATGGTCAGATACTCCATAGCCGATGACGCTCCCTTCATTCATGAAGTCATAAAAAATCTTTTAACCGAAGATGAGTTTAAGTTTGTTGGTTCGGCTTTCAATGGCAATGAAGCCATTGAGTTAGTTAAAAAGATTCTTCCCGATGTTTTGTTTTTAGATTTTGTTATGCCTTTTAAAAATGGAATTGAGGTCGCGGCAGAGGCAAAAATCATTTGGCCAGAGTTAAAAATTATCGGTATGTCAACAATCGACGATGAGAAAATTATTATCAATGCCAAAAAAAATGGTGTGGATGAGTTTGTTGAAAAGCCATTTACCAAACTCAGTTTGTTTAAAGCTTTAGAAAAAGTTGTGGGTACCACAACAAATTTAGGAAAGGAAAATAAATGA
- a CDS encoding ABC transporter permease: MFFLAFRHIFARPKQSLLTLLGVALGTTAFITFAAIMTGFQSFIIDQLVNNDAYVKISAKEKMVTEQDLNVSLFKDKSHVFWVTTPSGRQESAKINYPLGWFHKLDRDPRVLAYSPLIGAMVLYIKGGISLSGKLQGVDPVNQAKVTNISNYMISGDYQSLTGGGNRVILGVGLAKKMGSKLSDTILISVGKADLIPFKISGIYKTGIVNIDDSIGYAHLRDVQNALSRPSEITDIAIRLTDVEDAQTFAAEYAAFTDEKVQSWDQSNASILSVFSLQDFIRTFITVAIMVVASFGIYNILNILVNQKRKDIGILRSFGFDPSEIQNLFMVQGLFLGISGGIIGLFFGFLMSLYLSTLKIGGMMDTMRVNFSPRLYLMGIAMAVGASVLSSYLPARAAGKLNPIDIVRSGE, encoded by the coding sequence ATGTTTTTTTTAGCGTTCAGACACATTTTTGCCAGACCCAAACAAAGTTTGTTAACCTTATTGGGAGTGGCACTTGGTACCACGGCTTTTATTACCTTTGCCGCCATCATGACGGGATTTCAATCTTTTATTATCGATCAGCTAGTTAACAACGATGCCTATGTAAAAATCAGTGCTAAAGAAAAAATGGTGACGGAGCAAGATCTAAACGTGAGTTTATTCAAGGATAAAAGTCACGTGTTTTGGGTCACAACACCTTCTGGGAGGCAAGAATCCGCAAAAATTAATTATCCCTTAGGATGGTTTCATAAATTGGATCGAGACCCAAGAGTTCTTGCCTACTCTCCTTTAATTGGGGCCATGGTTTTATATATCAAGGGTGGCATCAGTCTCAGTGGAAAACTTCAGGGTGTAGATCCTGTAAATCAAGCCAAAGTAACCAATATTTCAAACTATATGATTTCTGGAGATTACCAATCTCTTACGGGTGGTGGAAACAGAGTCATTCTTGGAGTTGGATTGGCGAAAAAAATGGGTTCTAAATTAAGCGATACGATTTTAATTTCCGTTGGTAAGGCGGATTTGATTCCATTTAAGATTTCAGGAATTTACAAAACAGGAATTGTTAATATAGATGATAGCATTGGATATGCTCATCTAAGAGACGTACAAAATGCATTGTCGCGTCCAAGTGAAATTACCGATATCGCCATCCGGCTGACTGATGTGGAAGATGCGCAAACTTTTGCAGCAGAGTATGCGGCATTTACAGACGAAAAAGTTCAAAGTTGGGACCAAAGTAATGCGAGTATTTTAAGCGTTTTTAGTTTGCAAGATTTTATTAGAACCTTTATCACCGTTGCCATTATGGTTGTTGCCTCATTTGGAATTTATAATATTCTTAATATTTTGGTGAATCAAAAAAGAAAAGATATTGGTATTTTAAGAAGTTTTGGATTTGATCCCTCGGAAATTCAAAACTTATTTATGGTTCAGGGACTATTCCTTGGAATTTCAGGTGGAATCATCGGCTTATTTTTTGGATTTTTGATGAGCTTGTATTTAAGTACTTTAAAAATTGGAGGGATGATGGATACGATGAGGGTAAATTTTTCTCCAAGATTATATTTAATGGGAATTGCTATGGCCGTAGGGGCATCGGTTTTGTCTTCCTATTTACCGGCGCGGGCGGCTGGCAAGTTAAATCCCATAGATATTGTCAGAAGTGGCGAATAA
- a CDS encoding efflux RND transporter periplasmic adaptor subunit has translation MKKKYLLIIPVVVILAFILFKWNQNKKSFELVKPKMGPITEVIYGLGTVQSYYKFNFKSGVGKTLNALYVQEGQKVSKGTKLLRFEDGPTVSSPFDGTVLSIPYNVGENVFADRTVVSVEDLEKVFIESHLDQVASLRVKTGMKARISFENLRNELIEGQVTTLYPSMGQFIAKIEVKKLPKEILPGMTADVAIEVASKDKTLLIPIKSISNKFITLIRNKDKQKHEVKLGIMDQEWAEEISGEIKEEDLILVRK, from the coding sequence ATGAAAAAAAAGTATTTATTAATTATTCCGGTCGTGGTGATTTTGGCTTTTATTTTATTTAAGTGGAATCAAAATAAAAAATCATTTGAACTTGTAAAGCCTAAGATGGGACCCATTACAGAAGTTATTTATGGTCTTGGCACTGTACAAAGTTACTATAAGTTTAATTTTAAATCAGGAGTCGGGAAAACTTTGAATGCTTTGTATGTTCAAGAAGGACAAAAAGTATCTAAAGGAACGAAACTTTTGCGTTTTGAAGATGGACCGACCGTAAGCAGTCCCTTTGATGGAACCGTACTAAGTATTCCCTATAATGTGGGCGAAAATGTGTTTGCAGATAGAACGGTGGTGAGTGTCGAAGATTTGGAAAAAGTATTTATTGAATCACATTTAGACCAGGTGGCTAGTCTCAGGGTTAAGACAGGCATGAAGGCTCGAATTTCTTTTGAAAACTTAAGAAATGAATTGATCGAAGGACAAGTGACAACTCTCTATCCTTCCATGGGACAATTTATTGCAAAAATTGAAGTCAAGAAATTGCCAAAGGAAATTTTACCAGGAATGACAGCCGATGTGGCTATTGAGGTTGCAAGTAAAGACAAAACTCTTTTAATACCCATCAAATCCATCAGTAATAAATTTATCACTTTGATTAGAAATAAGGATAAACAAAAGCATGAGGTGAAATTGGGAATTATGGATCAGGAATGGGCCGAAGAGATTTCAGGTGAGATTAAAGAAGAAGATTTAATTCTGGTAAGGAAATAA
- a CDS encoding KamA family radical SAM protein — MPKISFQKNPQIPSFLINDYQITESLWNSYNWQMQNSIKNILDFKKYFKLSDSEEQAFKNSEAVFNIRTTPYYASLCKDVESDPIRKILMPSLQELKSEYQEMLDPLGEKVNLKTPRLIHRYSDRVLFLVTDFCSVYCRYCTRKHFTGNELSFLKAKEFEESLSYIKSHPGIREVILSGGDPLTLSNNIIDNILNEIRKIEHVEIIRIGSRMPVVCPQRIDEDLLKTMRRYKPVYLMTHFNHPRELTEIAAEKLEMIVDHGIPTFNQMVLLNGINNHEAIVQALSRRLLYLRVKPYYMFQCDPSLGTDHLRTSLEDSLTIQRNLWGHLSGLAMPQLSLDIPNGGGKAYFVPSFSLERTHRSIKFQGWDGVQGEYINPSDETITKPLDLEDYMKEWETLKAAKTC, encoded by the coding sequence ATGCCAAAAATAAGCTTTCAAAAAAATCCCCAGATCCCATCGTTTCTTATTAATGATTACCAGATCACAGAATCATTATGGAATAGTTACAATTGGCAAATGCAGAATTCGATTAAGAATATTTTGGACTTTAAAAAATACTTTAAACTTTCTGATTCCGAGGAACAGGCATTTAAAAACTCGGAGGCTGTATTTAATATAAGGACAACACCCTATTATGCGAGTCTTTGTAAAGATGTGGAATCAGATCCCATTCGAAAGATTTTAATGCCCTCATTGCAGGAGCTCAAATCAGAGTACCAAGAAATGTTGGATCCGTTGGGGGAAAAAGTAAATTTAAAAACTCCAAGATTGATTCACAGGTATTCGGATAGAGTTCTATTTTTGGTTACCGATTTTTGTAGTGTCTACTGTCGCTATTGTACGAGGAAACATTTTACTGGAAATGAGCTTTCATTTTTAAAAGCGAAAGAATTTGAAGAATCTTTAAGTTATATCAAATCACATCCAGGAATAAGAGAGGTGATTCTTTCGGGTGGAGATCCGCTGACTTTAAGCAATAATATAATTGATAATATCCTGAATGAAATTCGTAAAATTGAGCATGTTGAAATTATAAGAATTGGTTCAAGAATGCCTGTGGTCTGTCCACAACGAATTGACGAAGACTTACTAAAAACCATGAGGCGTTACAAACCTGTTTATTTGATGACTCATTTTAATCATCCAAGAGAGCTCACAGAAATTGCAGCAGAAAAACTGGAAATGATTGTGGATCATGGGATTCCCACATTTAATCAAATGGTGTTGCTCAACGGTATCAATAATCATGAAGCCATTGTTCAAGCCCTTTCGCGAAGATTACTTTACCTTCGGGTAAAGCCTTATTACATGTTTCAATGTGACCCGTCCTTGGGAACAGATCATCTTCGAACTTCTCTTGAAGATTCATTAACAATTCAAAGAAATCTTTGGGGTCATTTATCAGGATTGGCCATGCCTCAACTTTCATTAGACATTCCAAACGGTGGTGGCAAAGCCTATTTTGTACCTTCCTTTTCATTGGAAAGGACCCATCGGAGTATTAAATTTCAAGGTTGGGATGGAGTTCAAGGCGAGTATATAAATCCCTCAGACGAGACCATTACTAAACCTTTGGATTTAGAAGATTATATGAAGGAATGGGAAACTTTGAAGGCAGCAAAAACCTGTTAA
- a CDS encoding aminotransferase class III-fold pyridoxal phosphate-dependent enzyme gives MKLLGDQLLQSERINQLIQELTAEVEKNNSQISGIKSPTSENLDSYKKLLDSAGQFRGRPLHYPYVGSGAGRGPYVELADGSVKMDLINGIGIHLFGHAHPRVIHASLRGSLMDIVMQGNLEPNREYLQLSQKLVGLAGKKSRLKYVWFATCGTMANENALKMARQKNSPARMIVSFKNAFAGRSTMMAEVTDNPAYKQGLPEYHEVLRLPFYDKKDPSSSEKTLRALKEHVVQQEQHGNKIACFSFEPMLGEGGYMPANREFFVPLLDFCKQQKIAIWADEVQTFARTGELFAFETLDIGNYIDIVTIAKTVQLGATIYTEEFNPKPGLIAGTFSGSTVSMHAGMEMLDMLVGENYFGPQGRIQAIHRQVVQGLNFLNENSCKGKITDACGMGLMIAFTPYDGKKEQVDAFLKNLFNNGVIAFSCGKDPMRVRFLIPACIKDEEIKIALQVVEKTILQSNN, from the coding sequence ATAAATCAACTTATCCAAGAATTAACTGCGGAAGTTGAGAAAAATAATTCACAAATTTCTGGAATTAAATCACCCACTTCGGAAAATCTAGATTCCTATAAGAAACTGCTCGACTCTGCTGGTCAGTTTCGTGGCCGCCCTCTTCACTATCCCTATGTGGGCTCAGGAGCCGGCCGTGGACCCTATGTAGAACTTGCCGATGGCAGTGTCAAAATGGATTTAATCAATGGCATCGGAATTCATCTTTTTGGTCATGCACACCCCAGGGTGATTCATGCCTCCTTGCGTGGATCTCTTATGGATATCGTGATGCAGGGAAATCTAGAGCCCAACCGGGAATATCTTCAGCTATCCCAAAAATTAGTCGGTCTTGCTGGCAAAAAAAGTCGTCTAAAATATGTTTGGTTTGCTACCTGTGGCACCATGGCAAATGAGAATGCGCTCAAAATGGCTAGACAAAAAAATTCGCCTGCAAGAATGATTGTCTCTTTTAAAAATGCTTTTGCTGGCAGATCCACCATGATGGCAGAAGTCACTGACAATCCGGCTTATAAGCAAGGTCTTCCTGAATACCATGAAGTTCTGCGTCTTCCTTTTTATGATAAAAAAGACCCCTCCTCTTCAGAAAAAACATTGCGAGCCCTCAAAGAGCATGTCGTGCAACAAGAACAGCATGGAAATAAAATTGCCTGTTTTTCATTCGAACCCATGTTGGGTGAAGGTGGCTACATGCCTGCAAATAGAGAATTTTTTGTTCCACTTTTAGATTTTTGTAAGCAACAAAAAATCGCTATCTGGGCGGATGAAGTTCAAACTTTCGCAAGAACAGGAGAGCTTTTTGCCTTTGAGACTTTGGACATTGGTAACTATATTGATATTGTTACTATTGCCAAGACAGTTCAATTAGGCGCTACTATCTACACTGAAGAATTTAACCCTAAACCAGGTCTTATTGCAGGAACGTTTTCTGGATCCACTGTCTCCATGCATGCGGGAATGGAAATGCTAGACATGCTTGTTGGCGAAAATTATTTTGGCCCCCAAGGGCGCATTCAAGCCATACACCGCCAAGTAGTTCAAGGGCTGAATTTCCTAAATGAAAATTCTTGTAAAGGTAAAATTACTGATGCCTGTGGCATGGGATTAATGATTGCCTTTACTCCTTATGATGGAAAAAAAGAGCAAGTGGATGCCTTCCTAAAAAATCTTTTTAACAATGGAGTTATTGCTTTTTCATGTGGGAAAGATCCGATGAGGGTTCGGTTCTTAATTCCTGCCTGCATCAAGGATGAGGAAATTAAAATCGCCCTGCAAGTAGTTGAAAAAACCATTCTTCAAAGCAATAACTAA
- a CDS encoding ABC transporter ATP-binding protein — protein MIVVDNLKKSFGEPPIEILHGISFKIPDNSFVSITGRSGSGKSTLLYSMSTLDHPTSGKVFFDKKEISTMNEKEVHEFRNLKMGFIFQFHYLLPELTSLENVLMPTRRTGQQIARRKRGIDLLTQFGIEEKLDRLPRQLSGGEQQRVAIARALIQEPQYIFADEPTGNLDSTNGEIVMNILKSATREGQTTVIYVTHDADFAALADMKIFLKDGHLENC, from the coding sequence ATGATCGTTGTAGATAATTTAAAAAAGTCTTTTGGTGAACCTCCCATAGAAATTCTTCATGGGATCTCGTTTAAAATACCAGATAACAGTTTTGTTTCGATTACAGGAAGATCTGGTTCGGGCAAATCAACTTTGCTCTATTCGATGAGTACTTTGGATCACCCAACCAGTGGAAAAGTTTTTTTTGATAAAAAAGAAATCTCAACAATGAATGAAAAAGAAGTTCATGAGTTCAGAAACTTGAAAATGGGGTTTATTTTTCAATTTCATTATTTGTTGCCTGAATTAACTTCTTTGGAAAATGTACTAATGCCTACAAGAAGAACGGGCCAGCAGATAGCACGAAGAAAAAGAGGAATTGATTTGCTAACTCAATTTGGTATAGAAGAAAAGTTGGATCGATTGCCAAGGCAGCTCTCAGGAGGTGAACAACAGCGGGTGGCTATTGCCAGAGCCTTAATTCAAGAGCCACAATATATTTTTGCTGACGAGCCAACAGGGAATCTAGATTCAACGAATGGCGAAATTGTTATGAATATATTAAAATCAGCAACCAGAGAGGGACAAACAACAGTAATTTATGTGACCCATGACGCTGATTTTGCAGCTTTAGCAGACATGAAAATTTTTTTAAAAGATGGTCATTTAGAAAATTGTTGA
- a CDS encoding M20/M25/M40 family metallo-hydrolase, with translation MDFIQACREFIAIDSTPSHGSYKAADFAARFCQELGLFVEKQIERSTHFEEMNLIIRPTAERHSLEFLFQNHLDTSDPGPYHAWEKTGLNPFDASIVDNKIYGLGAADVKLDFLIKAQTLSEFKNIKSFSLPPVLVATFGEESGMNGTLKLIRKNKVSPKYALIGEPTNLEIASSAKGFVGVDIQIPFSEEEIQYRAEHNLRESTSTQSKIFQGKAAHSSTPHLGESAIVKMLDYLELLPDNIAIMEIDGGNNYNTVPSHAFMELDLTPMLNPINSKIIQIYKDIKRLEEEFLQYQDHSFTPVSPTLNIGLIRTFHDHILLSGNCRILPNIPQNTFEKWMAFLKNSCSKNNCRFNITDYKKPFKTNDSSVFLKGASAVLMELNLNSTPISLSSTNESSLFSRLGIDCLCFGPGLRDGNIHTPNEHVKIDDLDKATQFYRKMIERFCI, from the coding sequence ATGGATTTTATCCAAGCTTGCAGAGAATTTATCGCTATCGACAGTACTCCTTCCCATGGATCCTATAAAGCTGCCGATTTTGCTGCGAGGTTCTGTCAGGAACTTGGTCTTTTTGTTGAAAAACAAATTGAAAGATCAACCCATTTTGAAGAAATGAATTTAATCATTCGACCAACAGCTGAAAGGCACAGCCTTGAGTTTTTATTTCAAAATCACTTAGACACTTCTGATCCCGGGCCCTATCACGCATGGGAAAAAACGGGATTAAATCCTTTTGATGCCAGCATTGTTGATAATAAGATTTATGGTCTTGGTGCCGCAGATGTTAAACTAGATTTTTTAATTAAAGCTCAAACTCTGAGTGAATTTAAAAACATTAAATCTTTCTCTTTACCCCCGGTTTTAGTCGCCACCTTTGGTGAAGAATCGGGAATGAACGGCACTCTTAAACTCATAAGAAAAAATAAAGTGTCTCCTAAATACGCTCTTATTGGCGAGCCGACCAATTTGGAAATTGCTAGTTCTGCTAAGGGCTTTGTTGGCGTTGATATTCAAATTCCTTTTTCTGAAGAGGAAATTCAGTACCGAGCTGAGCATAACCTCAGAGAAAGCACTTCCACTCAAAGTAAAATATTTCAAGGCAAAGCGGCGCACTCTTCAACTCCACACCTGGGTGAGAGTGCCATTGTAAAAATGCTAGATTATTTGGAATTACTGCCTGACAATATTGCGATCATGGAAATTGACGGGGGTAATAATTACAATACCGTACCAAGTCATGCGTTCATGGAATTAGACCTCACTCCCATGTTGAACCCCATCAATTCTAAAATTATTCAAATATATAAAGATATCAAAAGACTCGAAGAGGAATTTTTGCAATATCAAGATCACTCCTTTACTCCCGTTTCTCCAACTTTAAACATTGGTCTTATAAGAACCTTTCATGATCATATTTTATTAAGTGGAAATTGTCGTATTTTGCCAAATATCCCTCAAAATACCTTTGAAAAATGGATGGCTTTTTTAAAAAACTCTTGCAGCAAAAATAATTGCCGATTCAATATCACTGATTATAAAAAACCATTCAAAACCAATGACTCTTCGGTATTTCTTAAGGGTGCCAGTGCCGTTTTGATGGAACTTAATTTAAACTCAACCCCTATTTCACTTTCTTCTACTAACGAGTCCAGTTTATTTAGCCGGTTAGGTATAGATTGTCTCTGTTTTGGTCCAGGTTTAAGAGATGGTAATATTCACACCCCCAATGAACATGTAAAAATAGATGATCTTGATAAAGCCACCCAATTTTATAGGAAAATGATTGAAAGGTTTTGTATATGA
- a CDS encoding succinylglutamate-semialdehyde dehydrogenase, giving the protein MSFKGDFINGQFLKIEKPDGEFKDISPADLSDVLMTVSFKHEHVDEACFAAKKAYSPWAHLSFEQRKEYLLRLKELFVTHEAEMAKAISRDTGKPLWDATTEAKALYGKIDITLNFSSKLIQEERIPNALPQVDGVIRYKPRGVMAVIGPFNFPAHLPNGHIIPALYAGNTVVFKPSEQTPFVGQLYSELIEKAQFPPGVFNMVQGDGESGRRLVSHEAVDGILFTGSYEVGLKIKQETMTHYWKILALEMGGKNSTVIWDDADMDKALYETLIGAYMSTGQRCSCTSRIFIHEKIAENFVERFYQSAKKLTIGHWSENPFMGPLINASAVEKYLRFQEIANRENCESMMRGKVLDLKTKGHYVTPSIHLVKKFDPKSVYQKSEIFGPNVAVFTVNDFDETLSQINSTGYGLVMALFTKNESLYKKALLEARVGLLNWNRTTNGASSKLPFGGMGKSGNDRPSAHFAIQYCTVPVASLEDLTPFDETKMVPGLTFTK; this is encoded by the coding sequence ATGAGCTTCAAAGGTGATTTCATAAATGGGCAATTTCTTAAAATTGAAAAACCAGATGGAGAATTTAAAGATATTTCTCCGGCCGACCTAAGCGATGTTCTGATGACCGTTTCCTTTAAACACGAACATGTCGATGAAGCTTGCTTTGCTGCCAAAAAAGCCTATTCGCCTTGGGCTCACCTCAGTTTTGAACAAAGAAAAGAATATCTTTTACGCTTAAAAGAATTATTTGTGACCCATGAAGCTGAAATGGCCAAAGCCATTTCTAGAGACACGGGAAAACCTTTGTGGGATGCCACCACCGAGGCCAAAGCTCTTTATGGAAAAATTGATATCACTTTGAATTTTTCTTCCAAGCTCATACAAGAAGAAAGAATTCCCAATGCCCTCCCCCAGGTAGATGGAGTCATCCGCTATAAACCTCGGGGTGTGATGGCCGTTATAGGGCCCTTTAATTTTCCGGCTCATTTACCTAATGGACATATTATTCCTGCTCTCTATGCTGGTAACACAGTTGTTTTTAAACCTTCAGAACAAACACCTTTTGTCGGGCAACTTTATTCTGAGCTTATTGAAAAGGCTCAATTTCCACCGGGTGTTTTCAATATGGTTCAAGGTGATGGCGAGTCAGGAAGACGGTTAGTTTCCCATGAAGCTGTGGATGGAATTTTATTTACTGGATCTTACGAAGTTGGTCTCAAAATAAAACAAGAGACCATGACACACTATTGGAAAATATTAGCACTGGAAATGGGTGGAAAAAATTCAACCGTGATTTGGGATGATGCCGATATGGACAAGGCCCTGTATGAGACTCTGATCGGCGCCTACATGTCCACTGGACAAAGATGTTCTTGCACAAGTCGTATTTTTATTCATGAAAAAATAGCTGAAAATTTTGTTGAACGTTTTTACCAATCTGCGAAAAAACTAACTATTGGGCATTGGTCTGAAAACCCTTTCATGGGTCCTTTAATAAATGCTTCCGCTGTTGAAAAATACTTGCGCTTCCAGGAAATTGCGAACCGTGAAAATTGTGAATCCATGATGCGAGGTAAGGTTTTAGATTTAAAAACAAAAGGACACTACGTCACACCTAGTATTCATCTTGTGAAGAAATTTGATCCCAAATCGGTATATCAAAAAAGTGAAATTTTTGGACCTAATGTTGCTGTCTTTACCGTGAACGACTTTGACGAAACTCTTTCTCAGATTAACTCAACTGGTTATGGTCTGGTCATGGCTTTATTTACTAAAAATGAATCCCTTTACAAAAAAGCACTTTTAGAAGCTCGAGTTGGCTTATTAAACTGGAATCGTACAACCAATGGAGCTAGCTCGAAACTTCCTTTTGGCGGCATGGGTAAATCAGGAAATGACAGACCCTCGGCTCACTTTGCAATTCAATATTGCACGGTACCCGTGGCTAGCCTTGAAGACTTGACCCCCTTTGATGAAACTAAAATGGTCCCAGGATTGACATTTACAAAATGA
- a CDS encoding arginine N-succinyltransferase, producing MSFIIRPAQHEDVNQLVDLAKQFNLLNLPGEKKTLQNKIEKSMKSFSENLPKSSSEYLFVLEDTEEKLVVGSSLIIAKHGTDDIPHFFFKLLKKNHFSEDLGTGFIHQVLRFQLDTDGPTEIGGLLVDKTYRRRPEKLGKQISLARFVYMGLYPNRFEDRVLCELTPPLTEEGRSEFWEALGRRFTGLPYQEADVLSQSHKEFIQSLFPEDDIYLCLLDSKARLVLGRVGQATKPAQHLLESIGFEYLDEVDPFDGGPHYGCKVEALAPIKQSRMVRLTEFKDPKFQGRVLVGVPGDHFKAAVVPYDLRHDEISIPSKMKDLLEIENDSEIFVTPFEYEK from the coding sequence ATGAGTTTTATTATCCGACCGGCTCAACACGAAGATGTAAATCAACTCGTCGATTTGGCGAAACAGTTTAATTTGTTAAATCTACCTGGCGAAAAAAAAACTCTCCAAAATAAAATTGAAAAAAGCATGAAATCATTCTCGGAAAACCTTCCCAAGTCTTCTAGTGAATATTTATTTGTTCTTGAAGATACTGAAGAAAAATTAGTCGTGGGTTCTTCTTTGATCATCGCCAAACATGGAACCGATGATATTCCTCATTTTTTTTTCAAATTATTAAAAAAAAATCATTTTAGTGAAGATCTTGGGACTGGGTTTATTCATCAAGTACTCCGTTTTCAATTGGATACCGATGGCCCTACAGAAATTGGCGGTCTATTGGTAGATAAAACCTATCGCCGCAGGCCAGAAAAACTTGGAAAACAAATTAGTTTAGCTAGATTTGTCTACATGGGCCTATACCCCAATCGTTTTGAAGACCGTGTTTTATGTGAATTAACTCCGCCCTTAACTGAAGAAGGTCGCAGCGAGTTCTGGGAGGCTTTGGGTCGCAGATTCACTGGCCTTCCCTATCAAGAGGCCGATGTTTTAAGTCAAAGTCATAAAGAATTTATTCAAAGTCTTTTTCCAGAAGATGATATTTATCTTTGTTTGCTGGATTCAAAAGCCCGACTTGTCCTTGGTCGTGTAGGTCAAGCAACAAAGCCAGCACAGCATCTATTAGAAAGTATTGGGTTTGAATATTTAGATGAGGTAGATCCATTTGATGGAGGTCCTCACTATGGTTGTAAAGTGGAAGCCCTCGCCCCGATTAAACAAAGTCGAATGGTCCGTTTGACTGAGTTTAAAGATCCCAAATTTCAAGGTCGAGTTTTAGTCGGAGTTCCCGGCGATCATTTTAAAGCTGCAGTTGTTCCCTATGATTTAAGGCATGATGAGATTTCCATCCCTTCTAAGATGAAAGATCTTCTTGAAATTGAAAATGATTCAGAAATATTTGTAACCCCCTTCGAATATGAAAAGTAA